The window TTCCGGCGGCGAACCTGCTCGGTCGGGAGGGCGCGGGCTATTCGGTGTTCACCTCGACCATCGAATGGGAGCGGTCCTTCACGTTCGCCTCGCAGGTCGGTGCCATGGAGCGGCTGCTGGAGGCCTCGGTGCGGCACGCCAACTCCCGGCACCAGTTCGGGCGTTCGATCGGCACTTTCCAGGCGGTCTCCCATCCGATCGCGGACATGAAGATCCGGTTGGAGCTGGCCCGGATGCTGCTGTACAAGGTGGGCTGGCTGAAGCGGGAGGGCCGGTTGGCCCTGCTCGAGGCCACCATGGCCAAGATCTTCGTCAGCGAGAGCCTGGTGCGGACCGCGACGGCGGCGGTCGAGGTGCACGGAGCGCGCGGGTACCTGACCGACGAGGGGATCGAGCGGGAGCTGCGCGACGCGCTCGGCGGCCCCATCTACGCGGGGACGAACGCCGTGCAGCGCGGCATCCTCGCCGAACTGCTGGGCGTGCAGGGGGCGTTGTCGTCGGGTGGGCCCCGGTGACGCGGATCGCGCTGGCCACACCGGTGCCCGGGGCGCTCGCCGAGGAGCTGGCCAAACGGGTCTACTTCGTCTCGGAGGCGATCACCGGCTTCCAGCTGGTCCGCACCGGGGACGAGATCACGGCCGTGGACGTGACCACACGGGCCGCGGCCGGGCCCGTCGACACGACGGAGCTCGCCCGTAAGCTGCAACTCGTCGTGACAACCGACGTGCTGGGCCAGCGGCAGGCCGGACCGAAGGTGGTCTGGCGGTCCGCTGCCGAGGGCACGGCACGTGATGTGTTCGACGACCTGCTGGCCCGGGGAGCCGCCACCGAGCTGGGCGAGGGCCAGATCGCGCTCGGCGAGCCCGTCCTGTCGCTGATGGACCACCTCGACGCCGCGATCCGGACCCTGGTGATGGACGAGTTCGCGGCCCGGGAGTTTCGCTACCCGACGCTGATCCCGACGCGGGCGCTGCGGCGTACCGGCTATGTCGAGTCGTTCCCACAGCTGCTGATGTTCGTCACCCGACTGCACGGCGACGTCGACACCTACCGCGGCTTCCTCGACTCCCTCGCCGACGGCGGCGACCTGTCCGAGGTGCTGCGCGCGCACGGCGGTGACTTCGACCACAGCCTGCCGCCGACCATGTGCTTCCACACCTACCACCAGTACGCCGACGGACAGCTGCCCGCCGAGTCCATGGTGGTGACCGCCCGCGGCAAGTCCTTCCGGCACGAGTCCCGGTACCGCCGCTCCCTGGAACGGCTGTGGGACTTCACCATCCGGGAGACCGTGTTCCTGGGCCCGCCCGACTTCGTGCTCGCCTCCCGCGCCCGGTTGATGGAACGCACCTACGCCCTGTTGGAGTCACTCGGTCTGGGCGGCCGGTGCGAGGTCGCCGGAGACCCGTTCTTCCTCAACGAGGGCACCGCGGTGCGTGCCTGGTCGCAGCGCCTGCTCGAGCTGAAGTACGAGCTGCGGCTGCCCCTGGACGAAGAACGCGACGTCGCCGTCGCCTCGTTCAACCACCACGAGCAGTTGTTCGGAACATCCTTCGGGATCCGCGGCGGGACCGGCGAGCCCGTGTTCACCGGCTGCGCCGGCTTCGGGCTGGAACGCCTCGCCTACGCCTTCCTGTGCCGGCACGGCGTCGAGCCCGAGGGCTGGCCCGCGCACGTCAGGACGGCCGCGGTGGCGCCGTGAGGGGACACTCCCGTCTGCTGACGCTCTCCGCGCCGACCCCCGCCGTCCTGGAGCGGGCCACCGACGCGCTCGCGCAGCAGCTCGACACCCTGGACGACGCCGGCTTCGCACAGCTTCCGGACGTACCGGACGTACCGGTGTCGATGCAGCAGTGCGTGCGGCGTGCGACGGTCGCGAACTCGGCGGCCGACGCGGCCAGGCGGCTGCGCAGGCGGGACCCCCGCAGAGTGTTCACCGGCGGCCCTGGCACACGGCAGTCCCCTGTGTTCCTGTGCTCCGGCGTAGGCGACCAGTATCCCGGACTGGGCTCCGGCCTTCACCGGTGCCTGCCGGCCTTCCGCCGTGAGGTCGACCGCTGCATCCAGCTGCTCGCCGCCGACCACGGCCTGGACCTGCGCCCGGTGCTGTTCCCGCCGGACACCGCCGCGGACCCGACCGCGGTGCCCGGTGACGGCCGCCCCGACCTGGCCGACCTCTTCGACCGGAAGGAGACGACCGGAGAGATCCACCGCACGGTCACTGCCCAGCCTCTGATGTTCGTGCTGCAGTACGCGCTGGCCCGGGCCCTCACCTCCCTGGGCGCCCGGCCTGCCGCCCTGGCCGGCTACAGCGTCGGCGAGTACGCCGCTGCCTGCGTCGCCGGGGTGTTCCCGCTGGCGGACGCCCTGCACCTGGTCACCCGCCGTGCCCGGCTCGTCGACGCCCTGCCCGCCGGCGCGATGCTCACCGTTGCCGCCGGGGTGCAGACCGTGCGGCCGTACCTCGCAGGACCGGTGTCGCTCGCCGCACTGAACGGCCCTGAGCAGACCGTACTGTCCGGGCCGGTCGAAGCGATGGAGGAGGCCGCGCAGGAGCTGACCGCCGCCGGCGTGGCCTGTCGGCGACTGGCGACCTCGCACGCCTTCCACTCGGCGATGACGCGGCCGCTGACCGAGCCTCTGGAGGAGCTGCTCGCCGGTATGCCGCTGCGGCCACCGGACCTGCCCATGCTGTCCAACGTGACCGGGACGTGGCTGCGCGACGATGAGGCGACCAACCCCGCCCACTGGGCTCGGCAGCTGAGCCGCACCATCCGGTTCGCCGACCAGCTGGCCGAACTCTGGCGGCTGCCCGGCCCGCTGCTGATCGAACTGGGCCCCGGGCAGACGCTGGCCAGGCTCGCCCTGCAGCACCCGAGCCGGCCGGCCGACGCGACAGCGGCAGTCGTACAGACCCTGCCGGGCCAGTTCGAGAGCCGTACGGAACGCGAACTCCTGCTCACCGCGGTGGGACGGCTGTGGACCGCTGGGATGGAGATCGACTGGCCCGCGCTGCGCGGGGAGTGAGGTGTCACGTCTCCGCGTGCACCTCGGGAAGCTCGCGCAGCGCGAGCACCGGTGATCCCAGCAGCGGGAGCCAGGACAGGGCGCCGACCGCCGCGGCGACCACAATGGCGGCCCGCGTCCCCGCCGCTTCGGCGACGAAGCCCGCCAACGGGCCGCCGACCGCGATCGTGCTCCAGATGACGAACCGCATCGAGGCGTTCATCCGCCCGCGCAGCCGTTCGGGCGTGATGGACTGCCGCAGCGTCACCTGAGCGATGTTGAACAGCGGCACGCCGAAGCCGAACAGGAACTGGCCGCCGACGAGGAACGGAAGCGACGACTGCGGTGACGCGGCGGGGAGCACGGCCATCCCGACCGCGCAGAGCACGACACCGCCCGTGATCGAACGGCCGTACCCCAGACGCTCGATGAGGCGACTTGTGCACAGAGCCCCGATCACCAGGCCCACACCGCCGACCGAGAAGACCACCCCGACCATGGTGGAGGAGTAGTCGAGCGTGCGCACCATGTACAGCGTCAGGAGCACCATGAGCATCGACGAGGCCAGGTTGATCAGACTGGCTGCGGCGGCCACCGAGCGGAGCACGGGCTGCCGCAGGACGAAGCCGAGGCCTTCGCGGATTTCCTTGCGCAACGACCCCAAGCTCGCGGAGCCGGTGGTCTGCGGGGCGGGCTCCTCGTGCCGGATCGCCCGGCACAGCAGACCCGAGGCAACAAAGCTGAGCGCGTCCAGCAGCACGGTCGCGGCGGCTCCGACGGCGCCGGCGAGGACGCCGGCCGCGGCCGGCCCCGCCATCTCGGCCACCGAACTGCTCGCGGTGAGCTTGGCGTTGGCATCGGCCAGCTCCTCCCGCCGCACCAGGGTGGGCAGATAGCTCTGGTAGGAGATGTCGAAGGCAACGGTGAAGGCCCCGACGAGCAGCACGGCGACATAGAGCTGGCCGAGCGAGAGCACGTCCAGTGCGTACGCCACCGGCACGCTTGCCAGCAGCAACGCACGGCACACGTCGGACACGACGAGCACCGGCAGCCGGCGCATCCGGTCCAGCAGCGCCCCCGCCGGCAGCGCGAGCAGGAGGAACGGCAGCATGCGGGCGCTGGTGAGGAAACCCAGTTCGGTGGCGGAGGCATCCAGGGTGCCGATCGCGAGCAGGGGAACCGCCAGCTGGCCGATCTGGGACCCCGTCTCGCTGATCGACTGGGCGGCCCACAGGCGCAGGAAGTCCGGAGCACCCCATAAACCCTTGCGGTTCACCAAGCCATCACAGTCATCTGGACCACCCTTCTCCGGCACGGACGTCCCACGATAAGGATCAACGGACGCGAGGCCATGGGAACGAGACGGCATTCATTGACAGGGAGAGGGGGTTCACCTGTACTTGATGTGATCATGGCCACCTGAAGTGGGGACTCACCTGTGAGCGGTCGGACCATGCGCACCACCGGAAGGGCTCCGCAGATCCGCCCGGTCGACCGTGGCGGACCCATGCCCCTGTCGTGCTCGCAGGAGCGTTTGTGGTTCCTCCTGCACCTCCACCGGGGCATGCGCGCCTACCAGTTCCAGGCGACGATCGAACTCTCCGGGACCCTCGACACCGACGCCCTGGCCCGGGCCCTGACCGAAGTGGTCCGCAGGCACGAGATCTACCGCACGACCTTCACCGACGGGCCCGACGGCCCTCGACAGGTCGTGCACCCGCCGTTCCCCGTCGAGTTGCCCGTCGACGACCTCTGTGACGCCCCCGACCCCGAGGCAGCGGCGCGGGAGGCGATCCGCCAGGCGGTGAACGTGGACGTCCCCTTCCGGCAACTGCCCCTGGTGTCCTGGCGATTACTGCGGACCGCGCCCGAACGGCACATCCTGCTCCACCTGGAGCACCATCTGATCCACGACGGCTGGGCCTTCAACGTCTTCGTCGACGAACTGTGCGCCCTGTACACGGCCTACGCCGTCGGCAAGCCGTCGCCGCTGCCCGAACCCGGGCTCCAATTCGCCGACTTCGCCGCCTGGCAGCGGCAGTGGCTGGACGGACCGGAGGCGCAGCGGCAACTCGCCTACTGGACACGGCAGCTCGACGGCGTCCCTCACTACCTCGACCTGCCGACCGACCGTCCCCGCACCAGGGCGCGCCGGTTCACCGGTGACGCACCCCGGTTCACCGTCCCGGCCTGCCTCGCCGACCAGGCCCGTGAGCTGGCCAGGCGCGAACGCGTCTCCCTGTTCACGGTGATGCTCGCCGCGTTCGAGGTGATGCTGCACGGGTGGTCGGGAAAGGACGACTTCTGTGTGGGAACGGGTATGGCGGCGCGCAGTCGGCCCGAGACCGAGCGGCTGCTCGGCATGCTGGTCAACACCGTGGCGCTGCGCGCCGATCTGCGCGGCGACCCGTCCTTCCGCGACCTGCTCGGACGGGCGCGCATGAGCATCCTCGGCGCGCTGCAGAGCCAGGACATCCCGTTCGACCGCGTGGTCGCCGCACTGCGTCCACAGCGGCTGCCCGGCCGGCAGCCCCTGTGCGAGGTGATGTTCGCCTTCCACGACTCGCCTCTGGGTCCCGTGCGGATGCCGGGCCTGGAGGTCGGTGTGACCGTCGGCGTCACCAACGGCAGCGCCAAGTTCGATCTGGGCGTCATCGCGATACCCCGCGTCGAACAGGCGATCGGACGGGGTGGAGGAGAGGAGTCCGGGGACATCGAGTTCATCTGGGAGTACGACCGGGACCTGTTCGACGCCGAGACCATCGCACGGGTCGCCGGACAGTACGAGCGGATGCTCGCCGCGGTGACCGAGAACCCGCTGGCACGGGTGTCGGCCCTGGCGCAGGAGCGGGAGCCGAGATGACCGACGAGGACGAACTGCTCGCCGTGGTGCGTGACGCCTGGGCCGAGACACTGGGCATCGACGCCGACGACGTACCGATCGACGAGGGCTTCTTCGACGCCGGCGGCAACTCGCTGCTGCTGGTGATGCTGTGGGAACAACTGTGCGAGCTGACCGGTACCGGTCTGCGGGCCACGGACCTCTTCCAGCACCCCACCGTGCGTGCCCAGGTGGAGCTCCTCGCGGGGGACCTGTGAGCGGCACCCTCTACCAGGTGTTCGCCGACACCGCCGGCCGCAGGCCCGATGCTCCTGCCGTCGAACTGCCGGACCGGACCCTGACCTACCGTCGGCTCGGGCGCGCCGCGGAAGCGGTCGCGGAACTGATCCGGGACGCGCATCCCCGGGTCGCGCGAGTCGGACTGTACGCCTCCCGCAGCACCGTGGCCTTCGCCGGCTATCTGGCCGCACTCAGGCTCGGCGCCGCCGTCGTACCCTTCCATCCCGACTACCCCGACTCCCGCAACCGGCGCATCCGCGAACAGGCCGAGGTGGACCTGGTGGTGGCCGACGCGGCCGTGTGGAAGCGGCGCGGGCAGGAGTGGTCGGCCGGACTTGCCGTCCTGTCGCTGACCGACGACGACGTGCTGGCCGCGTCACCGAGCGGCCGCCTGCCGGCGTACCGGCCGGATCCCGAGCAGCTCGCCTATGTGCTGTTCACCTCGGGCACGACCGGTCGCCCCAAGGGCATACCGATCCGGCACCGCCAGGTCCTGCCCTTCGTCCGGCACTGCCTCGCCCGCTACGAGGTCGGCCCCGGGTGCCGCATGTCGCACACCTTCGATCTGACTTTCGACCCCTCCGTCCACGACCTCTTCGTCACCTGGGGCGGTGGAGCGGTACTGGTGGTGCCGGACCGGTCCGAGATGTTCAGCCCCGTCGACTACCTGACGCGCCGGCAGCTCACGCACTGGTTCTCCGTGCCCTCGGCCGTCTCGGTCAGCGGCCAGCTCGGGCAACTGCCCACCGGACGGGCGACAGCGCTGCGCCACAGCCATTTCGGCGGCGAACAACTCACCTACGACCAGGTACGGGCGTGGCGCGCGGTGGCACCCGGCACGCACATCGACAACGGGTACGGACCCAGCGAAGTCTCCGTCGGCTGTGCGGTGTTCCGATTGCCTCGGGACCCGCGGCAGTGGCCGCGCACCTCCAACGGAACTGTGCCCATCGGGGGCGTCTTCGACAGCCTGGAGCACCTGGTCATCGAGGAGACGGGTGAGCTGTGCGTGCGCGGACCCCAACGGTTCGACGGGTATCTGGACGCACGGGACGACGCCGGCCGCTTCCTGGGACACACGGGCACCGGCCGCCCCGCTCCCGAGCACTACTTCCGCACCGGCGACCGGGTCCGCCTCGAGCACGGACAGCTGGTCCATCTGGGGCGGCTGGACGACCAGGTGAAGATCCGGGGCCACCGGGTCGAACCGGGCGAGGTGGAGGCGGCGCTGCGGCAACTCCCCGATGTGCACGACGCCGTCGTGGTCACCGCCCGCCGCGACGGCATCGCCGAACTCGTCGGCTGCTACACCGGGCACGCTGTCGCGCGGCGCGACCTGGTGCGCGCCCTGCGCACGACACTGCCGATCCACCTGGTGCCCCGCCGGTTCCTGCACCTGGAGACCATGCCCCTCAACGCCAACGGCAAGACGGACCGGCGGGCGCTGCGGGCACTCGCCGACGAAGAGGCCGCCGATGCCGCGTCGCCCTGACCACGTGCCGTCGCAGGGCCTGCGGACCGACATACCGAATCGGTAAGTGGAGGAACTGAATTGGGCATATTGCGCGGTGTCACGACACCCTTCCCGGCCCACTCCTCGATCCCCGTGCGCTTTGCCGAACAGGTGCGGGCACGTCACGGGGCGGTCGCCGTCGTCGACGGTGAGCAGTCCCTCACGTACGCGGAGCTGGACGAGCGGTCGAACCGGCTCGCGCAACTGTTGCGCGACCGGGGCGTGGGCGCCGAGACCCGGGTGGGTGTGCTGCTGGAGCGCGGCCACGAGCTGGTCACGGCCGTCCTCGCGGTCGTCAAGGCGGGCGGCGCCTACATGCCCGTCAACCCGGCGTATCCACGGCAGCGGCAGCAGGAGATGCTGGCCGATGCCGAGGCGACGGTCGTCGTGACCGAGGAGGAGGTACGCCAGGCCGCCGTGGCCGGGGACACCCCTGACGCCGCCCTGCCCGCGGTGGGCCCCGACTCCCTGGCGTACGTCCTGTTCACCTCGGGATCGACCGGCAGGCCCAAGGGCGTCATGATCGAGCACCGCTCGGTGCTACGGCTGGTCTGCGACACCGACTATGCGGAACTCGGCCCCGACGAGCGTATCGCCCAGGTGGCCGACCCGTCGTTCGACGTCTTCACCTTCGAGGTGTGGGGGGCCCTGCTGAACGGTGGCACGCTCTGTGTGCTCCCCCCCGACGCGATCCTGGCCCCCGGCGAACTCCGGCGCATGCTGGCGGCGTACCGCGTCACCACCCTGTTTCTCACCTCGGCACTGTTCACCGAGGTGATGGCCGACCGTCCCGACAGCTTCGGCGGACTGAGGAACCTGTTCGTGGGCGGCGACACGGTGAGCGTCTCGCGGGCGCGTCAACTTCTCGAGAGCGAGCCGTCCGTGCGCCCCGACCGCTTCCTGAACGCTTACGGTCCCACCGAGGCCACCACCTACGCGACCTGCGGGCTGATCGAGTCGGTTCCGGCCGACGCCACGTCGGTACCGATCGGCGGGCCGATCGCGAACACCTCGTGTTACGTGCTCGACGCCGACCTGAAGCCGGTCCCCGACGGGACGGCCGGCGAGCTGTTCATCGGCGGGCCCGGTGTGGCCAGGGGATATGTGGGTCGGCCCGAGGAGACGCAGGAGCGCTTCCTGCCCGACCCCTTCGCAGCGGAGGACGGGGCGAGGATGTACCGCACCGGGGACCTGGTGTGCTCCCGCGGGGACGGGATGCTCGCGTTCCTGGGCCGCGTCGACAACCAGGTCAAGATCCGCGGCTACCGGGTGGAGCCGGGCGAGGTGGAGGCGGTTCTGGGCGCGCATCCGGACGTCAGGCAGGCGGCCGTGGTACCGGACGAGGCGACGGGCGAACGGAGGCTGGTGGCCCATGTGGTGCCGGCCGAGCCAGGGAGCACGCCGACCGGGTTGCGCGAGTTTCTCGCCGGGCGGCTGCCCGAGTGGCTGATTCCGTCCGTCTTCGTGATCTCGCCCAGCCTGCCCTTCACGGACAGTGGCAAGGTGGACCGGGCTGCGCTGCCGCCGGTTGCGGCGAACGGTCCGGACGCCTCCGCGGTGGCACCGCGCACCGACCTGGAGCGCGAAGTGGCCGCGCTCGCCGCGGACATCCTCGGTCTGAGCTCCGTGGGACTGACCGACGACTTCTTCGCGCTCGGCGGGCACTCGCTGCTGGCCATGCGGCTGCTGTCGCGCGTCAACGACACGTTCGCCGCGGAGGTCGAGCTGGGGGACTTCCTCTACGACCCGACGGTCCTCCGGCTGGCGGCCGAGGTGGCCCGTGACCGTTGACCGCGAGGTCTCGTCCGCGCAGCGGAAGGTGTGGGTCCTCGACCGGCTCCATCCGGGAACCGCCGCTTACACGGTGCCGCTCGTCTACCGGATCGACGGCGATCTGGACCTCGCGGTGCTGGAGCGGTCACTGAGCGAGATCGTCCGCAGACACGACATACTGCGCACGGTCTACCGGGTGCGGTCGGGTGGCGTACGCCAGGTCGCGCTGCCCGCGCAGCCGGTGAGCATCCCGGTCGTGGACGTCTCGGGCCACGAGGATCCGCCCGCCGAGGCGCGGCGGCTGGCCGCCGCGGAGAGCCGACGGCCCTTCGACCTCGCCTGCGGCCCGGTGATGCGGCCGCTGCTGCTGCGGTCGGCACCCGGTCGGCACCTGCTGTGCCTCACGCTCCACCACATCGCCTGCGACGGCTGGTCGCTGCATGTCCTGGAGCGCGAACTGTCCACCTGCTACCGGTCCTGGCGTGTCGGCCGGGCACCCGAACTCCCGCCACTGCCGGAGCAGTACGCCGACTTCGCCGAGTGGCAGGCCGCCCGTATCGCGGATCCGGCACTGCGACCGACGCTGGACCACTGGCGCAGACGTCTGGCCGACGTCCCCGCGCCCGCGACCCTCCCGGCCGACCGTCCGCGTCCGCCTGTGCAGAGCTTCGCGGGCGGCCATGTGCGGTTCACCGTCGAGCCGCCGGTCGCCGAGCGCGTCGGCCTGCTGGCCCGGGCCTGCCGTGCGACTCCGTTCGCCGTGCTGCTGGCGGCCTACGCGGCGCTCGTCCATGTACGGGGCGGCGGCGCCGAGGCCGTGATCGGCGCGCCGGTGACGAGCCGTCGGCGGGAAAGCGATCACCGGCTGATCGGGATGTTCGTGAACACCGTCGTCCACCGCGTGGACGTGTCGGGGGCGCCGACCTTCCGGGAACTGGTGCACAGGGCACGCGACGAGAGCAGGAGCGCGATGGCGCACCGGGCCGCGCCCTTCGAGCTGCTCGTCGAGGAGCTGAACCCGGTGCGGGACCCGGGGTTCAATCCGCTCTTCCAGCTCATGCTCGGCTACCAGGAGGCCGAGGAGAGCGGGTTGGTGCTGCCCGGTTGCGAGGTGGAGCGGAAGTTCGGCGACACCGCAACCGCCAAAGTCGACCTGTCGCTGACCATGACCCGCGACCACGAGCGCTACACCGGCCGCCTGGAGTACAACAGCGACCTCTTCGAGGCCACGACGGCGCACAGCATCGCCGAACAGTTCCGGACACTTCTCGCCACCGGCACCGCCGACCCACAGCTCGGGATCGGCACACTTGGCCACGGCCCCGGTCACGCCCTCCGAAACGCGTAGAGCACGTAGTCCACCTGCAGCCGGCCGTCCTCGCTGTCGGAGCCCCGGGCACCGGAGGCGTCGACGGGCAGGCTGAGCATCTCTCGCCGGTACACGGACCTGCTGAATCCGGCCTGTGCGGCCATATCCTTGAGCCGTGCGGGGTTTCCCAGGGTTTCGCTGAAACCCAGGAACACGCGCCCGCCCTCGGTCAGATAGCGGCCCGCGTCGGCGAAGAACTTCTGGTGCATGGCATAGCCGGAATCGAAGGCGGCGTAATCGATCTGGCTCTCGTACCGATGGTCGGCCGGAGCCTCGATGAACGGCGAATTCCAGTAGATGAGGTCGAACCGGTTGGACACGTCGAGCTCGGAGAAGAGATTGCTCTTCAGGATGGTGACCCTATCGCCCACGCCATGACGAAGGGCGTTCAGTCTGGAATTTTCGACCGCCACCGGGTTGATGTCGAGGGCGCAGACGCGAGAACAGCCGCGCAGCGCTGCCGTGATCGCCGTGACCCCGGTTCCGCAACCGACCTCGAGGAAGGAGCCGGCCTCCTCATACGGCAGCCACGCGGTGAACAGCCCGGTGGCGACGGCGTTTCCCGGCCAGACGTCGGGCAGCAGATCCCACTCCAGGTCACCTGCCGTGAACGTGTCCTGCGGTGGGCGCTCCTTGAACCGCGAGATGTCCCGGCGGCCTAATTCATAACTGAACTCGTTGACCATGCGTCCTCCCGCACTGCAGTTGTTTCCGTGGCCAACAACCTAGCGAATCAGGACTGGATATTGAATGGTCGGCGTCGTCGCCTGCGATAGCCGCTCACCGTTCGAGCGGCTTGTGGGCGGTCTCGGGAAGCCGTAGATACACGAGGGACGAGCCGAGGCAGAGGGCGGCGACGTACCAGGGGAAGAGGTCCGCGTGGCCGAGCTCCTTGAACAGCGTGCCGACGTACGGCGCCGTACCGCCGAACATCGCGACCGTCAGCGAGTACGGGAACCCGATGCCCGCCGCCCGCACCCGGGGCGGGAACACCTCGGCGTTCACGGCCGCGCTGATCGACGTGAAGCCCGTCAGCAGCACCATGCCCGCGCACTGCACGAGCAGCAGCACCGCGAACGAGTCGCGCAGGGCGTGCAGCAGCGGGACGGTGAGCAGGGTGAAGCCCAGGCCGAAGAAGAGCAGGAGGGGGCGGCGGCCGAAGCGGTCGGAGAGGAGGCCGCCGAGGGGCTGGAGCAGGCCGAAGAAGGCGAGCGAGATCGTGCCCGCGAGGAGGGCGTCGGACTTCTCGATGCCCGCGTTGAGTTCGGCGTACGTCGGCAGGTACGACGTCCAGGTGTAGTACGCGATCGTGCCGCCCGCCGTGATGCCGCAGATCAGCAGGGACTGGCGCGGGTGGCGGCGCAGCGCCTCCAACAGGGCGGGGCGCGGGGCCTGTTGCTGCTCGGCGCTCCTCGTCTCCTGCGCGCCCTGGCGGATCCAGAAGCCGACCAGGCTGAGTACGGCACCGAGGACGAAGGGCAGCCGCCAGCCCCAGCCGTTCATCTGTCCGTCGCTCAGCGTGTCCACCAGCAGTGTCGCGATACCGGACGCGACGAGCTGCCCGGCGGTCGTCGACACGTACTGGAAGCTGGAGAACAGCCCGCGGCGGCCCGGCCCCGCCGACTCGACCAGGAAGGTCGTCGACGCCGCGAACTCGCCGCCCACCGACAGGCCTTGGAGCAGGCGGGCCAGGACCAAGGCCACCGGAGCGAGGACGCCGGCCGCCTCGTACGTCGGGGTCAGGCCGACCAGCAGGCTGCTGCCGCCCA of the Streptomyces sp. T12 genome contains:
- a CDS encoding condensation domain-containing protein, whose amino-acid sequence is MTVDREVSSAQRKVWVLDRLHPGTAAYTVPLVYRIDGDLDLAVLERSLSEIVRRHDILRTVYRVRSGGVRQVALPAQPVSIPVVDVSGHEDPPAEARRLAAAESRRPFDLACGPVMRPLLLRSAPGRHLLCLTLHHIACDGWSLHVLERELSTCYRSWRVGRAPELPPLPEQYADFAEWQAARIADPALRPTLDHWRRRLADVPAPATLPADRPRPPVQSFAGGHVRFTVEPPVAERVGLLARACRATPFAVLLAAYAALVHVRGGGAEAVIGAPVTSRRRESDHRLIGMFVNTVVHRVDVSGAPTFRELVHRARDESRSAMAHRAAPFELLVEELNPVRDPGFNPLFQLMLGYQEAEESGLVLPGCEVERKFGDTATAKVDLSLTMTRDHERYTGRLEYNSDLFEATTAHSIAEQFRTLLATGTADPQLGIGTLGHGPGHALRNA
- a CDS encoding MFS transporter, giving the protein MNRKGLWGAPDFLRLWAAQSISETGSQIGQLAVPLLAIGTLDASATELGFLTSARMLPFLLLALPAGALLDRMRRLPVLVVSDVCRALLLASVPVAYALDVLSLGQLYVAVLLVGAFTVAFDISYQSYLPTLVRREELADANAKLTASSSVAEMAGPAAAGVLAGAVGAAATVLLDALSFVASGLLCRAIRHEEPAPQTTGSASLGSLRKEIREGLGFVLRQPVLRSVAAAASLINLASSMLMVLLTLYMVRTLDYSSTMVGVVFSVGGVGLVIGALCTSRLIERLGYGRSITGGVVLCAVGMAVLPAASPQSSLPFLVGGQFLFGFGVPLFNIAQVTLRQSITPERLRGRMNASMRFVIWSTIAVGGPLAGFVAEAAGTRAAIVVAAAVGALSWLPLLGSPVLALRELPEVHAET
- a CDS encoding acyl carrier protein, whose product is MTDEDELLAVVRDAWAETLGIDADDVPIDEGFFDAGGNSLLLVMLWEQLCELTGTGLRATDLFQHPTVRAQVELLAGDL
- a CDS encoding condensation domain-containing protein; this encodes MRTTGRAPQIRPVDRGGPMPLSCSQERLWFLLHLHRGMRAYQFQATIELSGTLDTDALARALTEVVRRHEIYRTTFTDGPDGPRQVVHPPFPVELPVDDLCDAPDPEAAAREAIRQAVNVDVPFRQLPLVSWRLLRTAPERHILLHLEHHLIHDGWAFNVFVDELCALYTAYAVGKPSPLPEPGLQFADFAAWQRQWLDGPEAQRQLAYWTRQLDGVPHYLDLPTDRPRTRARRFTGDAPRFTVPACLADQARELARRERVSLFTVMLAAFEVMLHGWSGKDDFCVGTGMAARSRPETERLLGMLVNTVALRADLRGDPSFRDLLGRARMSILGALQSQDIPFDRVVAALRPQRLPGRQPLCEVMFAFHDSPLGPVRMPGLEVGVTVGVTNGSAKFDLGVIAIPRVEQAIGRGGGEESGDIEFIWEYDRDLFDAETIARVAGQYERMLAAVTENPLARVSALAQEREPR
- a CDS encoding non-ribosomal peptide synthetase, producing the protein MGILRGVTTPFPAHSSIPVRFAEQVRARHGAVAVVDGEQSLTYAELDERSNRLAQLLRDRGVGAETRVGVLLERGHELVTAVLAVVKAGGAYMPVNPAYPRQRQQEMLADAEATVVVTEEEVRQAAVAGDTPDAALPAVGPDSLAYVLFTSGSTGRPKGVMIEHRSVLRLVCDTDYAELGPDERIAQVADPSFDVFTFEVWGALLNGGTLCVLPPDAILAPGELRRMLAAYRVTTLFLTSALFTEVMADRPDSFGGLRNLFVGGDTVSVSRARQLLESEPSVRPDRFLNAYGPTEATTYATCGLIESVPADATSVPIGGPIANTSCYVLDADLKPVPDGTAGELFIGGPGVARGYVGRPEETQERFLPDPFAAEDGARMYRTGDLVCSRGDGMLAFLGRVDNQVKIRGYRVEPGEVEAVLGAHPDVRQAAVVPDEATGERRLVAHVVPAEPGSTPTGLREFLAGRLPEWLIPSVFVISPSLPFTDSGKVDRAALPPVAANGPDASAVAPRTDLEREVAALAADILGLSSVGLTDDFFALGGHSLLAMRLLSRVNDTFAAEVELGDFLYDPTVLRLAAEVARDR
- a CDS encoding acyltransferase domain-containing protein — encoded protein: MRGHSRLLTLSAPTPAVLERATDALAQQLDTLDDAGFAQLPDVPDVPVSMQQCVRRATVANSAADAARRLRRRDPRRVFTGGPGTRQSPVFLCSGVGDQYPGLGSGLHRCLPAFRREVDRCIQLLAADHGLDLRPVLFPPDTAADPTAVPGDGRPDLADLFDRKETTGEIHRTVTAQPLMFVLQYALARALTSLGARPAALAGYSVGEYAAACVAGVFPLADALHLVTRRARLVDALPAGAMLTVAAGVQTVRPYLAGPVSLAALNGPEQTVLSGPVEAMEEAAQELTAAGVACRRLATSHAFHSAMTRPLTEPLEELLAGMPLRPPDLPMLSNVTGTWLRDDEATNPAHWARQLSRTIRFADQLAELWRLPGPLLIELGPGQTLARLALQHPSRPADATAAVVQTLPGQFESRTERELLLTAVGRLWTAGMEIDWPALRGE
- a CDS encoding AMP-binding protein, translating into MSGTLYQVFADTAGRRPDAPAVELPDRTLTYRRLGRAAEAVAELIRDAHPRVARVGLYASRSTVAFAGYLAALRLGAAVVPFHPDYPDSRNRRIREQAEVDLVVADAAVWKRRGQEWSAGLAVLSLTDDDVLAASPSGRLPAYRPDPEQLAYVLFTSGTTGRPKGIPIRHRQVLPFVRHCLARYEVGPGCRMSHTFDLTFDPSVHDLFVTWGGGAVLVVPDRSEMFSPVDYLTRRQLTHWFSVPSAVSVSGQLGQLPTGRATALRHSHFGGEQLTYDQVRAWRAVAPGTHIDNGYGPSEVSVGCAVFRLPRDPRQWPRTSNGTVPIGGVFDSLEHLVIEETGELCVRGPQRFDGYLDARDDAGRFLGHTGTGRPAPEHYFRTGDRVRLEHGQLVHLGRLDDQVKIRGHRVEPGEVEAALRQLPDVHDAVVVTARRDGIAELVGCYTGHAVARRDLVRALRTTLPIHLVPRRFLHLETMPLNANGKTDRRALRALADEEAADAASP